In the genome of Planctomycetaceae bacterium, the window ACGATCATGGGCGTGGAGACCAACGCGATGCAGTTTTATCCCGCCGCGTCAGCGCCGGAGGCGGCGGTACACCCAGGGCTCTATACCCGCCGAGAGGGATGCGTAGACTTGTCAACACTGGGGAAGACAGGATTTGGATATCGCGTGGATGAGATCCGGCGGACGCTCCCCGGCGCGTGATCAGGCCTGCGGACGAGCCTGTGAAGGAATGAGACGATGAACGATCCGGATATATCAAGCCGCCCAGATCGACGCCACCGCTGGTTCTGGCTGCTTTTGTGGTTGCTTGGGATTCTCACTATCGCCCTTGCGGCTGCAGTGTTGTCACGATGGGAGTCTGTTAGGCCTCTGAAATCCTCTGAGGCCGAAATGTCGCTCTATTCGGTAACACTTCTCAAGCCTTCGATTGCCGCTGTCGTGGAATGGATTGCTTGGCCAGGATGTTCAATTCTTCTGGCGGGCGGGGGGATCGTCGGATTATGTTGGTCTCGGTGCTTCTTGGGGGCAATGAACCTGATCGCGAGCGTCCTCGTGATCCCGGCCATTTGGATAGTGGGATTCACGACAAATGTGGCGCCTTATTGCGTGACCTCTGAATTGACGGGCCCCGATGGACGCAAGTATGCATTCCTTGACAGCGAGTTTCTTCAGGGGCAGACGCTGGCGTTGGGCATCCAGACTCGCAGGGGGCTGTTTACTGTCTGCTATGATGAAGTTGGCGCCACTAACGGAGATTCGCCCCGAAGCTGGGCATCAGTCATACGCCCTGCCGGCGCACCTGAAGGCTATGGGCAGCTCTACATGAATAAGGCGGGCCTGATCGTGGCAATACGATACGACTTCCAGGCTTACTTCGCCTTCGACACAAAATCGGGACGGTTCTTCGGCCATGGGGCGGTGGAGGACCTTTCGCCGTTCGTCCTGATCGATGAGGGGGTGCAGATGAATCCACGAGACGTGGAAAGTATTCTGACCGGGAAAGGCGCCGAAGATGCCATGGGGGTGCCGCCCATGAAGTATCTGCAGGAGGCGACACATTCGCCCAGGGCGGATATCAGGGGCGTGGCAAACCAGATGATCGTCCGCCGGAGGGCGGCCACTTCCGAGAATCCCTGAAACCAAGACAAAATCCGCTAATGCCCTCACCTCGGGCAATGGCGCTGGCCTGGGCTGACTTGCCAGCGGCCTTACAGGCCGCACTGCTGGAGGTCCCCAACGCTTCTGGGCGACATTGAACATGGAACAACAGCGCTCAGGCGGGGATAATGTCTCTATGAGCAATGTCAAAAAAGTTTTCGTGGCGGCGACCAAGCAGGACCAGGGCAAGACGACGGTGTCGCTGGGACTGATGGCGGCGTTTAACGATCTGTGCGGGCCGGCGGGGTTCATCAAGCCGGTGGGGCAGCGGTACGTCGAGATCGAGGCGTTGCGCGTCGATGAAGACGTGGCGCTGATGCGGGCGATCTTCCCCAGCGGGGGCGACCTGCGCGACATGAGCCCGGTGACGGTGGGGCGCACCTTCACGCGCGAGTACATTCGCAATCCCAGGCCGCAGGAGCTGATGACGTCGATCCGCGAGAGCTTCGACCGCATGTGCCGGACGAAGCGGTCGATCGTGATCGAGGGGACCGGTCACGCGGGGGTGGGGGCGTGTTTCGACGCCTCGAATGCCGACGTGGCGCGGCTGCTGGGGGCCAAGGTCATCCTGGTGACCGAGGGCGGGGTGGGCAAGCCCATCGACGAGGTGGTGCTCAATCGCAGCCTCTTCAGCGAGTGCGGCGTCGAGCTGCTGGGGGTGGTGCTCAACAAGGTGCTGCCGGACAAGATCGACGAGATCTGCTCGGTGACCGGGGCGGGGCTGGCGCGCAAGGGCGTCGATCTGCTGGGAGCCATCCCGTTCTCGCAGACGCTGGAAAACCCCACGATGGCGCAGGTGCTCGACGAGGTCGGCGGCGAATTGCTTAACGGCAAGGGCTCTCTTGGCAACATCGTGCAGGAGGTCATCATCGGGGCCATGACCGCCCACCGCGCGCTGGACTACATGCATCCGGGATGCCTGCTGATCACTCCCGGCGACCGCGACGATCTGATCCTGGCGGCCGTGGGGCCTCTGGGCCTGGACGACTCGGATAGCACCGTCGCCGGGCTGCTGCTGACGGGGGGGATCAGTCCGCAGAAGAACATCCTCAGCCTCGTGCAGCGCACGAGCATTCCGGTGATCCTGACCGAGGACGACAGTTATTCCGCCGCGACGGCCGTGCGCGACCTGAAGGTCAAGATTCAGCCCGCCGACACCGAGAAAACAGTGCTGGCGCGTCAACTGGTTCGTCGGCACCTGGACGTCCAAGGCATCCTGGACCGCTTGTGATGAGCGTGCCCCGGTCCATTGTGCTGCTGGGGGCGACGGGCACGGGTAAGACGCCGCTGGGGGCTCTGATCGAGCGGCGCGGCCTGTGGGGAAGCCGCGCCAGGCACTTCGATTTTGGCGAGCATCTGAGGCGCATCGCCCTGCAGGGGCATTGGCCGGGGCTGTGCGATGCCGACGTGGGGGTGATCGAGGCGGCCTTGGGCGGCGGGGCGCTGCTGGAGGATGAACACTTTCACATCGCCGCGACGATCTTGCGGGGGTTCATCGCCTCCGCGGCGGCGGAGGATCTGATCGTGCTCAACGGCCTGCCGCGCCACGCGGGGCAGGCGCGCGACGTCGCGGCGATTGTCGATGTGCGCGCGGTGATCGTGCTGAGCTGCAGGGCGGAGGTGGTGCTGCAGCGAATAGCGGCGGACATCGGCGGCGATCGCGCGGGGCGGCTGGACGATGGCGCCTCCGCCGTCGCGGCCAAATTGGAGATCTACCGCGTCCGCACGGCGGCGCTGGTGGAATACTATCGAGCGGGCGGGGCGAGGATCATCTCCGTCGAGGTTGGCGCCGAGACGACGGCCGACCTGATGTGGCAGGAGATCGATCGAAGCGGTGGATTCTATGGAGTGCGGCAGCCTTAGCTGCCGCTTTGGAAGTTTCGGGATGGAGGACGCGGACGAGACGTCCGCGACACGCGCGGGCGGGACGCCCGCGACACGGACAACATGCATGGGCGAGACGCTCACGGGCGGGACGCCCGTGCTACTTTTAGAAGCGGTAGATGAACGAGGTCTGGAACCTCAGGGCGTCGGCTGAGCCCTGGTTGCGATATTCGGTGACCCAGTCGGAGATTTCAAATCCTACCGACGTCGCGGAGTTGATGGCATAGATGACGTTGCCGAAGATGACGCGGTTGAGCGTGCGCTGGCTGGCGGAGTTCAGGTCGGAGTTGTTGGCCGAATCGACGCCGGCGCCGAAGTTGAACTGCCATCGCTTCCAGGGAGTCAGCGACAGGGCGAGCCATCCGCCGCTGTCGCTGATGCCGTTGGCGCCGGTCGCAACGGTGTCGATGCCCTGCCCGATGCCGCCCAGGAACGAGTCGAGGTTGCGCCCGGTGAACGCCTCGCCCTTGATCGAAACCCAGTCGCACAGGGGCATCTCGACGTCGAGATTGGCCGACCAGCTCGATACGTTCTGATGGTCGCCGCCGGCGTTGAGGTCCCATTCTTCCTGCCCGTAGTGCCCGGAGATGCCGACGGTAGCCTGCTTGCCCGCCGCCAGGGAGGGGAAGCTGACGCTGGTGCGGCCTTGGAAGACGGGCATGCCGCTGTCGGCGCCGCTGTCGCCCAAGGGGGCGAAGGAATTGCTGTGGCCGATATTGCGGGCGACGGCGCCTTCGAACTTCAGCGAGGTGTCCTTGTCGATGCGCACGATCTTGGTGGCGCGAATCTGCGGGCGGCGGTACCCGATGTTGCCCGCCCACCACAGCACGGTGTAGTCCAGCGTCGGGGCGTTGAGCGGCGAGATGACGTCCCAGGTCTGACCGGCCAGGATGCTGAAGTCGTACTTGGGCCAGTCGATCACCATGAACGCGTGGCGCATGCGGGGCTCGGGCGTGTTCTCCGTCCCGTCGCCGTAGAAGTCGACTTCGACGACGCCGCTGGTCTTGATGTCGTTGTCGCTGGGACCGGTGATCTTCATTCCCAGGCGCGTCTCACGGGCGGTCATGGTGAACTGCGAATCGTTGTCGTTGCGGTTCTCGGGCAGCACCCAGCGGGCATAGTTTCCGTTGCTGACGGCCGAGGTGTCGTACGAGGCGTCGGCCTTGATATACCCGTAAAGCTGCACGTCGAATTTAGACCAGACGTTCTTGACCTCGCGTTGCTTGGCGTCGAGGTTCATTTCCTTGAGCACATCGAGGATGTCGGCGCGGCGCTGGGTGGCGAGTTGCTTGGCGTCGATGGAGCCTTCGAGCTGGGCGATGCGTTCTTTGTCGGCCTTGCGGCAATCTTCGAGTTCGCAGACGCGTTTCTGAAGTTCGGCGACGGCCTTGGCCAGGTCCTGCGGCGTCTGGGGGGCGGGCGCATCGCCGGCGGCGAGGACCGGGGCAGAGGCGAGCGTCAGAAGCGGCAGCGCGAGGGCGACAAGAGAGGCGTGCTTCATCGGGTGATTCCTTTCACGTCCAAGGCGAACCATCCTGGTTCAGGCGCTGGTATAACGCTCCGCACAAGCCAATGCAACAGTGATTTGCGGAATTATCCTCTACTCGCTGATGCGACGGATGTCGGCCCCGAGGGTGTTGAGCTTGGACTCGATATGCTCGTATCCGCGGTCGATATGGTAGACGCGGGCGATGTCGGTGCGCCCGCGGGCGACCAGCCCGGCCAGCACCAAGGCGGCCGAGGCGCGCAAGTCGCTGGCCATGACCGGGGCGCCGACGAGCTCCTTGACGCCGCTGATCAGGGCGATGGGCCCCTCCTTGCGGATGTCGGCCCCCATGCGGAGCAGTTCGGCCACGTGCATGAAGCGGTCGGGGAAGACCTTCTCCGTCAGGGCGCTGTTGCCTGCCGCCAGGCTCAGCAGCACCATGAACTGGGCCTGCAGATCGGTGGGAAAGCCCGGGTGCGGGTGTGTGGTGATCTCGCAGGGGTTGAGCGGCCGATCGGGTGCGGCCACTTCGATCCCTGCAGAACTGGATTCGACATTGACGCCGATCTCGCGCAGGGCGTCGATGGCGGCCATCAGGTGGTCCGCCCGCGCGCCGAGCACGTTGACCGGCCCGCCGCCCAGGGCGCCGGCGACGAGAAAGGTTCCGGCCTCGATGCGATCGGGGATGACGCTGTGGGCTTTTCCGGTGAGGCTTTCGACGCCCTCGATCGTCACCCGCGGCGACCCCGCGCCGCGGATGCGGGCGCCCATCGCATTGAGAAAGTCCGCCAGGTCTACCAGCTCGGGTTCGCAGGCGGCCGACTCGAGCACGGTGGTGCCCTTGGCCAGCGCCGCCGCCATCATCACGTTGGCCGTGCCCAGCACCGTCGATCCGAAGGGCCCGCCCAGGAAGATCTCGGCGCCCTTGAGCCGGTCGGCCGAGGCGACGATGTCGCCGCCGTCGAGTTCGATCTTGGCCCCCAGCGCCCGCAGACCGCGAAGGTGCAGATTCACCGGCCGCGAGCCGATGGCACAGCCGCCGGGCATGGCCACGCGGGCTTTGCCCCGCCTCGCCAGCAGCGGACCGAGCACGCAGATGCTGGCGCGCATCTTCCGCACGCGGTCGTACTGGGCGTGGCAGGGGGCCAGGTCCCGCACGTGCAGGCGCATGACGCCGCTGTCGTTGCGGGCGATATCCATGCCCAGATCGCCCAGCAGGGCCACCGTGGCGCGCACGTCGGCCAGGTCCGGCACGCGGTCCAGCTCGCACGGCCCGTCGGCCAGCAGGCACGCGGCCATGATCGGCAGAGCGGCATTCTTCGACCCGCTCAAGGCGACGCTGCCGGAGAGTTTCCGCCGGCCGTTGATGACGAATTTATCCATGGCCGAAAGCATACCGCGCGAGGGGGGGAAAACCAATTACGTCCACGAACCTGTCCGACGCAGCTTCAGCGAAGGCGGATGTCACGAATGACGTGAATGGGGAGAAGAGCAGTGCTCGCTCCTCGGTGCTCGATCCTCGCGAGGGAGGAAAAACCGAGGACGACGACGAGGACGAGGACGAAGACGGAAAAACGTCCGGGCGCTGCACATTAGCGGCGGGGCTTGCCCCGCGCGGTTGTTTCCCCGACGCCGCCAGAGAAGAAAACGCGCCGGGCATCCGTCTTCGCTCTTCGAGCTACGCCGGACGAGAGCCCCGCCGCTAACGAGGGACGTTCACGCCGAGGCACTGATGCATCCACCCATCCATCCGCTATAATGTCTGCTCTTGAGGAGCAAGAACATGAATCTGCGAGAGTTTCACCGGCATTTTATTGATGGGCTGACGCCGCCGTGGCTGGAAGGGGAGAAGGCGGGCAACACTTGCGACTGCATCATCTCCGGCGACGGCGACAAGCCGGTCGAGACGGTGCTGGTTTCGTGGATCGCCTCCATGGGCGCGCTGCAGGCCGCAGTCGATCGGCGGGTGGATCTGCTGCTGGTGCATGAGCCGGTGTTTTATGGGCTTACGGCTGACCGCTTCCCGGACGTGCTGAAGGATTGCCCCTCCGTGGGGGCCAAGGCCCGGTTTATCGCCGGCCACGACATCGCCATCATGCGCCTGCACGACCGGTGGGACATCTGGCCGCAATATGGCATTCCGTACGCCTGGGCGAAGTTCCTGGGCTTTTCGGGGCCGCCGGTTGCGATCCACAAGACCGTCTGGCCGGGCACGCTGCACCGCTACGACATGCCGCCGATGACGTTAGGCGACTTCGCCCGCCGAGTAGCCGCCCGCACGGCGACCGTCGGCGAGCCGCACCCGCTGGTGGTGGGGGACCTGGACGCGATGGTGTCCAAAGTCGGCGTCGGCACCGGCTGCGGGTGCCAAGTGATGGCGTTTCGAGAACTCGGCTGTGACGTGTCGATGATCTGCGACGACGGGTCGTGCTACTGGCACGAGATCCAGCGCTGGGAAGACGAAGGCCACCCGGTGATCCGGGTCAACCACGGCACCAGCGAAGAACCCGGCATGGAAAGCCTCGCGCGATACATCAATGAGAAGATGCCGCCCGTGCGGGCCGAGTATCTGCCCGTGGCGCGGAAATTTCACCAAGTGTAGGGGCGGGAAAGAGGGTATCTCAGGGGTGGCCAATGGTATTTGAGCGAGAAGTAACAGGCGAGTAGGAGGATGACAGCGCCGACGGCCAGGCAGATCGC includes:
- a CDS encoding AAA family ATPase, which gives rise to MSNVKKVFVAATKQDQGKTTVSLGLMAAFNDLCGPAGFIKPVGQRYVEIEALRVDEDVALMRAIFPSGGDLRDMSPVTVGRTFTREYIRNPRPQELMTSIRESFDRMCRTKRSIVIEGTGHAGVGACFDASNADVARLLGAKVILVTEGGVGKPIDEVVLNRSLFSECGVELLGVVLNKVLPDKIDEICSVTGAGLARKGVDLLGAIPFSQTLENPTMAQVLDEVGGELLNGKGSLGNIVQEVIIGAMTAHRALDYMHPGCLLITPGDRDDLILAAVGPLGLDDSDSTVAGLLLTGGISPQKNILSLVQRTSIPVILTEDDSYSAATAVRDLKVKIQPADTEKTVLARQLVRRHLDVQGILDRL
- a CDS encoding nucleoside monophosphate kinase, with the protein product MSVPRSIVLLGATGTGKTPLGALIERRGLWGSRARHFDFGEHLRRIALQGHWPGLCDADVGVIEAALGGGALLEDEHFHIAATILRGFIASAAAEDLIVLNGLPRHAGQARDVAAIVDVRAVIVLSCRAEVVLQRIAADIGGDRAGRLDDGASAVAAKLEIYRVRTAALVEYYRAGGARIISVEVGAETTADLMWQEIDRSGGFYGVRQP
- the murA gene encoding UDP-N-acetylglucosamine 1-carboxyvinyltransferase, which produces MDKFVINGRRKLSGSVALSGSKNAALPIMAACLLADGPCELDRVPDLADVRATVALLGDLGMDIARNDSGVMRLHVRDLAPCHAQYDRVRKMRASICVLGPLLARRGKARVAMPGGCAIGSRPVNLHLRGLRALGAKIELDGGDIVASADRLKGAEIFLGGPFGSTVLGTANVMMAAALAKGTTVLESAACEPELVDLADFLNAMGARIRGAGSPRVTIEGVESLTGKAHSVIPDRIEAGTFLVAGALGGGPVNVLGARADHLMAAIDALREIGVNVESSSAGIEVAAPDRPLNPCEITTHPHPGFPTDLQAQFMVLLSLAAGNSALTEKVFPDRFMHVAELLRMGADIRKEGPIALISGVKELVGAPVMASDLRASAALVLAGLVARGRTDIARVYHIDRGYEHIESKLNTLGADIRRISE
- a CDS encoding Nif3-like dinuclear metal center hexameric protein, whose product is MNLREFHRHFIDGLTPPWLEGEKAGNTCDCIISGDGDKPVETVLVSWIASMGALQAAVDRRVDLLLVHEPVFYGLTADRFPDVLKDCPSVGAKARFIAGHDIAIMRLHDRWDIWPQYGIPYAWAKFLGFSGPPVAIHKTVWPGTLHRYDMPPMTLGDFARRVAARTATVGEPHPLVVGDLDAMVSKVGVGTGCGCQVMAFRELGCDVSMICDDGSCYWHEIQRWEDEGHPVIRVNHGTSEEPGMESLARYINEKMPPVRAEYLPVARKFHQV